Proteins encoded by one window of Bubalus bubalis isolate 160015118507 breed Murrah chromosome 4, NDDB_SH_1, whole genome shotgun sequence:
- the LOC102408702 gene encoding membrane-spanning 4-domains subfamily A member 8, whose amino-acid sequence MNPTTSAGPMANSVFVVTPPNGYTVFPGGVSQVPIYPNQSQVHVIHGNPPSVSQQPIERTLKEGKALGAIQILIGLIHLGLGSVMGTVLVGNYTAVSFYGGFPFWGGIWFIISGSLSVLAEKHSRSSSCLLNSSVGLNIVSAIFSLVGITLFIVELIINTPYIYPVYDPHFPTWGRVPGMAISGLLLIFCLLEVFITSLSAHFGCQLTCYQTNSVGVVIPNVYVTNPAVIPEPENSPPNYSEVPGDK is encoded by the coding sequence ATGAATCCAACAACTTCAGCAGGCCCCATGGCCAACTCTGTGTTTGTAGTGACACCCCCAAATGGGTATACAGTGTTCCCTGGGGGTGTGTCTCAGGTGCCCATATATCCAAACCAGTCCCAAGTCCATGTAATTCACGGGAACCCACCATCTGTGAGTCAGCAACCCATCGAGAGAACCCTAAAAGAAGGCAAAGCCTTAGGGGCCATCCAGATCCTGATCGGCCTGATTCACCTCGGCCTCGGTTCCGTCATGGGGACTGTCCTTGTGGGGAACTATACTGCTGTTTCATTCTACGGAGGCTTTCCCTTCTGGGGAGGCATCTGGTTCATCATTTCAGGATCCCTCTCGGTGTTGGCAGAAAAGCACTCACGATCTTCTTCTTGTCTGCTGAATAGCAGCGTGGGCTTGAACATCGTCAGTGCAATCTTCTCCTTGGTTGGAATCACACTCTTCATCGTAGAGTTAATTATCAACACTCCCTACATCTATCCTGTGTATGATCCTCACTTTCCCACCTGGGGCAGGGTCCCTGGAATGGCCATTTCTGGTTTGCTGCTCATCTTCTGCCTCCTGGAGGTGTTCATTACAAGTCTATCTGCCCACTTTGGCTGCCAGCTGACCTGCTACCAAACCAACAGTGTGGGCGTGGTCATCCCAAATGTCTATGTGACAAACCCAGCGGTCATCCCAGAACCAGAGAACTCACCACCAAATTATTCTGAGGTCCCGGGTGACAAATAA